From Peptoanaerobacter stomatis, one genomic window encodes:
- the rplD gene encoding 50S ribosomal protein L4 — MPKIDVLDINGNVVEQMEISEDIFAVEVNEHCVYEAVKNHLANRRQGTQSAKTRAEVRGGGRKPWRQKGTGRARQGSTRSPQWIGGGVVFAPKPRDYSYKINKKVKRIALKSVLTDKVNNQKLIVLNELTMNEPKTKVFAQTMKNLKIDGKKALFVTKQNDQNVVRSGRNIYGVSVAFADVINTYDIMNHEVLVMTKDAVIRTQEVFA, encoded by the coding sequence ATGCCAAAAATAGATGTACTTGATATAAATGGAAATGTAGTAGAGCAAATGGAAATATCAGAAGATATATTTGCTGTTGAAGTAAATGAACATTGCGTTTATGAAGCTGTAAAAAATCATCTTGCTAACAGAAGACAAGGTACTCAATCTGCTAAAACAAGAGCGGAAGTTAGAGGCGGAGGAAGAAAACCTTGGAGACAAAAAGGTACAGGTAGAGCAAGACAAGGTAGCACAAGATCGCCACAATGGATAGGCGGTGGAGTAGTGTTTGCACCAAAACCAAGAGATTACAGCTATAAAATAAATAAAAAAGTTAAGAGAATAGCTTTAAAGAGCGTGTTGACTGATAAAGTTAATAATCAAAAGCTTATAGTTTTAAATGAGTTAACAATGAACGAGCCTAAAACTAAAGTTTTTGCACAAACTATGAAAAATCTTAAAATAGATGGAAAAAAAGCACTTTTTGTTACAAAACAAAATGATCAAAATGTTGTTAGATCAGGAAGAAATATATATGGTGTGTCAGTAGCATTTGCTGATGTTATCAACACATATGACATAATGAATCATGAAGTTTTAGTAATGACAAAAGACGCTGTTATTAGAACTCAGGAGGTGTTTGCATAA
- the rplC gene encoding 50S ribosomal protein L3, with the protein MKAIMGKKLGMTQIFAEDGRLVPVTVIEAGPMIVTQIKTKENDGYEAVQCGFGEIKEKNVNKPLKGHFKKAGIGSKRTLREFKVSNIADFKLAQEINVDVFSAGDKVDAVATSKGKGFQGPIKRHGQSRGPETHGSHYHRGPGSMGMCSDPSRVFKGKKLAGHMGFERVTIKNLEVVLVDKENNLVLVKGSVPGPKKGLVVLKESYK; encoded by the coding sequence ATGAAAGCAATAATGGGAAAAAAATTGGGAATGACTCAAATCTTCGCTGAAGACGGAAGATTAGTTCCTGTAACAGTAATTGAAGCAGGACCGATGATAGTAACTCAAATCAAAACAAAAGAAAATGATGGATATGAAGCTGTTCAATGCGGTTTTGGCGAAATAAAAGAAAAAAATGTGAACAAACCGTTAAAAGGACATTTTAAAAAAGCAGGAATCGGAAGCAAAAGAACGCTTAGAGAATTTAAGGTAAGCAACATAGCTGATTTTAAACTTGCACAAGAAATAAACGTAGATGTATTTTCTGCAGGAGATAAAGTTGATGCTGTTGCAACATCTAAGGGTAAGGGATTCCAAGGCCCTATAAAAAGACATGGACAATCAAGAGGTCCTGAAACTCATGGTTCACACTACCACAGAGGACCGGGTTCAATGGGTATGTGTTCAGATCCTTCAAGGGTGTTTAAAGGTAAAAAACTTGCCGGACATATGGGATTTGAGAGAGTAACTATCAAAAATCTTGAAGTTGTTTTAGTAGATAAAGAAAATAATTTGGTTCTTGTAAAAGGTTCAGTTCCGGGTCCTAAAAAAGGCTTAGTTGTACTGAAAGAATCATATAAATAA
- the rpsJ gene encoding 30S ribosomal protein S10, producing MSNKQKIRIKLKSYDHSILDMAAQKIVEIAKSTGATVSGPVPLPTKKEIITIIRATHKYKDSREQFEVRTHKRLIDILEPSSKTVDSLIRLDLPAGIEIEIKK from the coding sequence ATGTCAAACAAGCAAAAGATTAGAATCAAATTAAAATCTTATGACCATTCAATACTTGATATGGCAGCTCAAAAAATAGTAGAAATAGCGAAGTCTACAGGCGCTACTGTAAGCGGTCCTGTGCCACTACCTACAAAAAAAGAAATCATAACTATAATAAGAGCTACTCATAAGTACAAAGATTCAAGAGAACAATTTGAAGTGAGAACTCACAAAAGACTTATTGATATTTTAGAACCAAGCTCAAAAACAGTTGATTCTTTAATAAGACTTGACTTACCGGCTGGTATCGAAATTGAAATCAAAAAATAA
- a CDS encoding metal ABC transporter substrate-binding protein — translation MKKKFQKILGLVIATSMLFVGCSSNNANNAEPKKEGETKLKIVTSMYPMYDFTKKIAGDKADVENLIPAGVEAHGWEPSATDIAKLEEANMLVYNGAGMEGWVEKVTDSLSNKDLSIIEASKGAELIKNADHDEDEDHEHEEGVHEEEHHHHHGEFDPHVWISIKNAKKEMENIKDALVQADEKNKAYYEENYKKYSEEFDKLDMQFEETLKPYAGKSIVVAHEAFAYLCKDYGINQLGIEGVYEDSEPDPARMKEIIEFVKENNVKTIFFETLATPEVSETIAKETGANTDVLNPIEGLTQEELDANKDYLSIMQDNLKAIENALK, via the coding sequence ATGAAAAAAAAATTCCAAAAAATATTAGGTTTAGTAATAGCTACTTCTATGCTATTTGTAGGTTGTTCATCAAATAACGCAAATAACGCCGAGCCAAAAAAAGAAGGAGAAACAAAATTAAAAATAGTTACAAGTATGTATCCTATGTACGATTTTACAAAAAAAATAGCAGGCGACAAAGCTGATGTAGAAAACCTAATACCTGCCGGAGTAGAAGCTCATGGTTGGGAACCTTCAGCTACAGATATAGCCAAGCTCGAAGAAGCAAATATGCTCGTATACAATGGCGCCGGAATGGAAGGTTGGGTAGAAAAAGTTACAGATTCTCTTTCAAATAAAGACCTTTCTATAATAGAAGCCTCAAAAGGAGCAGAACTTATAAAAAATGCAGATCATGATGAAGACGAAGATCATGAACACGAAGAAGGCGTTCACGAAGAAGAACATCACCATCACCACGGAGAATTCGACCCACATGTATGGATTAGTATAAAAAATGCGAAAAAAGAAATGGAAAACATAAAAGATGCTTTGGTCCAAGCTGACGAAAAAAACAAAGCTTATTATGAAGAAAATTATAAAAAATACTCAGAAGAATTTGACAAGTTGGATATGCAATTCGAAGAAACACTTAAACCGTATGCAGGTAAAAGTATAGTAGTAGCTCACGAGGCTTTTGCATATCTATGCAAAGATTATGGTATAAATCAACTCGGCATAGAAGGAGTGTACGAAGATTCAGAACCAGATCCTGCAAGAATGAAAGAGATCATAGAATTCGTAAAAGAAAACAATGTTAAAACTATATTCTTTGAAACACTTGCAACACCTGAAGTATCAGAAACAATAGCAAAAGAAACAGGTGCAAACACAGACGTTCTCAACCCTATAGAAGGTTTAACACAAGAAGAATTGGATGCAAATAAAGATTATCTTTCAATAATGCAAGACAACCTGAAGGCAATAGAAAACGCATTAAAATAG
- a CDS encoding metal ABC transporter ATP-binding protein has protein sequence MQNIIEIENVSFSYSDTPVLENLNCNIQKGEIIGIIGSNGAGKTTLIKLMIGQLKPQKGSIKIFNFEMDKICKFHNIGYLSQSQDKSKLNFPATVLEVVMMNLYKQVGLFRFYKEEHRQKAINALTLVGMQNYQKRLISELSGGQRQRVMIAKSIVNNPHILILDEPTTGVDKQSCDLIYELIKKLNQEFNLTVIIISHDTKNLKKYCTNLYELDYGRMNRL, from the coding sequence ATGCAAAATATAATAGAAATAGAAAATGTAAGTTTTTCATATTCAGATACTCCTGTATTAGAAAATCTTAATTGTAATATACAAAAAGGCGAAATTATCGGAATAATCGGCTCAAACGGTGCCGGCAAAACCACACTTATAAAACTTATGATAGGTCAACTGAAGCCGCAAAAAGGTTCTATAAAAATATTCAATTTCGAAATGGATAAGATATGTAAATTTCATAACATAGGCTATCTATCTCAAAGCCAGGATAAAAGCAAGCTCAATTTTCCGGCAACAGTATTGGAAGTCGTTATGATGAATCTGTATAAACAAGTAGGTTTATTCAGATTTTATAAAGAAGAGCATCGTCAAAAAGCTATAAACGCTCTGACTCTTGTAGGAATGCAAAATTATCAAAAAAGACTCATATCAGAACTGTCCGGTGGCCAAAGGCAAAGAGTTATGATTGCAAAATCCATTGTAAATAACCCGCATATACTTATATTGGATGAACCTACTACAGGCGTTGACAAGCAGTCCTGCGATTTAATATATGAGCTTATAAAAAAATTAAATCAAGAATTTAATCTCACCGTCATAATAATAAGTCACGATACAAAAAATTTAAAAAAATATTGTACAAATTTGTACGAATTGGATTATGGAAGAATGAATAGACTGTAA
- a CDS encoding metal ABC transporter permease yields MKKAFMVGILLSIIIPCIGTTIVLKRLSMIGDALSHASLAGVSAGLIMSINPVLGAIIACILAALSVEAIRKKIPQYSEVSIAIITSACVGLAGVLSGFIKNVTSFNSFLFGSIVAISDIEVKMTIIVSIVVIISTILLYKELMYISFDEESAKLSGVNVSAINFVFTILTAITVSVASRTVGALIVSSLMVVPVATSIQVSRSYKQVIIISVLYAFFEVVIGLTMSYYIRINGAGLKPGGTIVLIAVIGFLLTSAIKNIIRK; encoded by the coding sequence ATGAAAAAGGCATTTATGGTAGGCATACTACTATCTATAATAATACCTTGTATAGGAACAACCATTGTCCTCAAAAGGCTCTCCATGATCGGCGATGCTCTTTCACACGCATCATTGGCAGGAGTATCAGCAGGTCTTATTATGAGCATCAACCCTGTGCTTGGCGCAATAATAGCCTGCATTTTAGCCGCACTCAGCGTAGAAGCCATAAGAAAAAAAATCCCACAATATTCCGAAGTATCTATAGCTATAATAACTTCGGCTTGCGTAGGATTGGCAGGAGTATTATCAGGCTTTATAAAAAACGTCACATCTTTTAACAGCTTTTTATTCGGTAGTATAGTTGCAATATCCGATATAGAAGTAAAAATGACGATAATCGTAAGCATAGTTGTAATTATATCAACAATACTATTGTATAAAGAACTTATGTATATATCTTTTGATGAAGAAAGCGCAAAGTTGTCCGGAGTAAATGTAAGTGCAATAAATTTTGTATTTACAATATTAACTGCAATAACAGTATCTGTAGCATCCAGAACTGTAGGAGCTCTTATAGTTTCATCTCTTATGGTAGTACCCGTTGCCACATCTATACAGGTCTCACGAAGTTACAAACAAGTTATTATCATAAGTGTGTTGTACGCTTTTTTTGAAGTTGTAATCGGACTTACCATGTCATACTATATACGAATAAACGGTGCAGGGCTTAAGCCCGGTGGAACAATAGTATTAATAGCAGTAATAGGTTTTTTATTGACGAGTGCAATAAAAAATATTATAAGAAAATAA
- a CDS encoding type II secretion system F family protein, which produces MKKFPNIFKRSKLSYEENAIFFESMSELISTGVPIVKIFDITDIKVKDKKILSDIKTNISNGVSLSTALQNTDIFSDLTISIIKMGEETGNLKISFEKLSKYYYKLSESRKNIKTASFYPMILSVSILFLLIFINYYFIPQIVNLYSYDLSKLNVFSKTLFMISLFLNDYKLESSLMMISLISVIYLFFKDLYENRDDNNFLQKIPVISKLAVSNAMANILWSYSIMTSAGIDIIKSTEILSESTNNKFIKIKLKQLKENINSGKSISYSVESLNLDDDMLKYFISIGEKTSNMDKYLSILSDRYSKNLSNEIKYISEIIQPVLIIVITFIVGIIIAGVVLPVLNYDNIL; this is translated from the coding sequence TTGAAGAAATTTCCAAATATATTTAAGAGAAGCAAACTTTCATATGAAGAGAATGCCATATTTTTTGAGAGTATGTCGGAACTCATAAGCACAGGTGTGCCTATAGTAAAAATATTTGACATAACCGATATCAAGGTGAAAGATAAAAAAATATTATCTGATATAAAAACGAATATAAGTAATGGAGTGTCTTTATCGACAGCATTGCAAAATACGGATATATTTAGCGATTTGACGATATCAATAATAAAAATGGGAGAGGAAACCGGAAATTTAAAAATTTCTTTTGAAAAATTGTCAAAATATTACTATAAATTGAGTGAGAGCAGAAAAAACATAAAGACAGCTTCATTTTATCCTATGATATTATCCGTATCAATATTATTTTTATTGATATTCATAAATTATTATTTTATACCTCAAATAGTCAATCTGTACAGTTATGATTTGTCCAAATTGAATGTATTTAGCAAGACATTATTTATGATTTCATTATTTTTGAATGACTATAAACTTGAAAGCTCTTTAATGATGATTTCTTTAATAAGCGTTATATATTTATTTTTTAAAGATTTATACGAAAATAGAGATGACAATAATTTTTTGCAAAAAATACCGGTAATATCTAAGCTTGCGGTTTCAAATGCGATGGCTAATATATTGTGGTCATATTCTATTATGACATCTGCCGGAATAGATATAATAAAATCTACAGAGATATTGTCAGAGAGTACAAATAATAAATTTATAAAAATAAAACTGAAACAGCTCAAAGAAAATATAAATTCGGGAAAATCTATAAGTTACAGTGTAGAAAGCCTTAATCTTGACGACGATATGCTTAAATATTTTATATCTATAGGGGAGAAAACCAGTAATATGGACAAATATCTAAGCATATTGTCTGACAGGTATTCAAAAAATTTGAGCAATGAAATAAAATATATAAGTGAGATAATTCAACCGGTTTTGATAATAGTGATAACATTCATAGTTGGCATAATAATAGCAGGAGTTGTATTGCCGGTGCTTAATTATGACAATATATTGTGA
- a CDS encoding GspE/PulE family protein gives MIDYSYAFSNKIVPLHQENGSITILSKYEPSDKIKNELQKLTDKNINVMQSPVYNFDKYFEEYYSIVETNLDIKREFEDILKSDIDTLFTYILKKAQDFLSSDIHIIGEEKSFIIKFRINSILRSFVKIDINRGESLIRIIKLKSNIDISRTLTPLEGRFDFVINSQSIDYRVSIMPTISGEKISIRILGNTRKIYTLRDIGLNCEEEKIIKEKINKNAGFILITGATGSGKSTTLFTMMHYLNDGTKNIISIEDPVEYKIDGVTQIAVSKEKNIEFHNVLRFVLRQDPQIINIGEIRDEETAKLAISSANTGHLVFSTMHTNSSVSSIQRLHDLGLEGFEVVSALSLIISQRLIRVLCPRCKQEYEVKKEILNYYGLEDKRYFKAVGCNECYGSGYITQKAVFEILVVDDNVRKLIKNGEINEDNINIRTLKQKLLDEFAKGETSIEEISKYI, from the coding sequence ATGATAGATTATTCATATGCTTTTTCTAACAAAATAGTTCCATTACATCAAGAAAATGGCAGTATTACAATTCTTTCAAAATATGAGCCTTCGGATAAAATAAAAAATGAACTTCAAAAATTGACAGATAAAAATATAAATGTAATGCAAAGTCCTGTTTATAATTTCGATAAATATTTTGAAGAATATTACAGCATAGTAGAAACGAATCTTGATATAAAAAGAGAATTTGAAGATATATTAAAGTCTGATATAGATACCCTATTTACATATATACTCAAAAAAGCACAGGATTTTTTATCAAGTGATATACATATAATAGGTGAAGAAAAGTCTTTTATAATAAAATTCAGAATTAATTCAATACTTCGCAGTTTTGTGAAAATAGACATAAACAGGGGAGAATCTCTTATACGGATAATAAAATTAAAATCCAATATAGATATAAGCAGAACGTTAACTCCACTTGAAGGAAGGTTTGATTTTGTTATAAATTCACAAAGCATAGATTATAGAGTTTCTATAATGCCGACGATAAGCGGAGAAAAAATAAGTATACGAATACTTGGAAACACAAGAAAGATATATACTTTAAGAGATATAGGTTTAAATTGTGAAGAGGAAAAAATAATAAAAGAGAAGATAAATAAAAATGCAGGATTTATACTCATAACAGGTGCTACAGGCTCTGGAAAATCAACAACTCTGTTTACAATGATGCATTATTTAAACGATGGTACAAAAAATATAATATCAATAGAAGATCCGGTTGAGTATAAAATTGACGGTGTTACTCAAATAGCGGTGAGCAAAGAAAAGAATATAGAGTTTCACAATGTGCTTAGATTTGTATTAAGACAAGATCCGCAAATAATAAACATAGGTGAAATAAGAGATGAGGAGACGGCAAAGCTGGCAATAAGCTCCGCCAACACAGGGCATTTGGTGTTTTCTACAATGCATACTAACAGCAGTGTATCATCAATACAGAGATTACACGATTTAGGCTTGGAAGGATTTGAAGTTGTGAGTGCACTTTCTCTTATCATATCACAGAGATTGATCAGAGTTTTATGCCCTCGTTGCAAACAAGAATATGAAGTGAAAAAAGAAATTTTGAATTACTATGGACTTGAAGACAAGCGTTATTTTAAGGCAGTGGGATGCAATGAATGTTACGGCAGCGGATATATTACACAAAAAGCTGTATTTGAAATACTTGTAGTGGATGATAATGTAAGAAAACTTATAAAAAATGGCGAGATTAATGAAGATAATATAAATATAAGAACGTTAAAGCAAAAGCTTTTGGATGAATTTGCAAAAGGAGAGACATCTATTGAAGAAATTTCCAAATATATTTAA
- the hpf gene encoding ribosome hibernation-promoting factor, HPF/YfiA family: MNIILSGKQINLSQKQKDTIETKLSRLEKYFDKDMIVRATASHKKDKSCVEVTIPVNKSVIRAEATDYDMYCAVDEVVSKLARQLRKYKTKLKNRGTETIRFENIDDSSVSNEEEQKIVRRKKFDFLPMSEEEACLQMEMIGHDFFVFVNADTDSVNVLYKRKDGHYGIIEPE; encoded by the coding sequence ATGAACATCATTTTAAGTGGAAAACAAATTAACCTTTCCCAAAAACAAAAGGACACAATCGAAACAAAACTATCAAGATTGGAAAAATATTTTGATAAGGATATGATTGTAAGAGCTACAGCATCTCATAAAAAGGATAAAAGCTGTGTAGAGGTAACAATACCAGTAAACAAGTCGGTAATAAGAGCTGAAGCCACAGACTATGATATGTATTGTGCGGTAGATGAAGTTGTTAGCAAATTGGCAAGACAGCTTAGAAAATATAAAACAAAATTGAAAAATAGAGGAACTGAAACAATAAGATTCGAAAACATTGACGATTCAAGTGTATCGAATGAAGAAGAGCAAAAGATAGTAAGAAGAAAAAAATTCGATTTTTTGCCTATGTCTGAAGAAGAAGCTTGTTTACAAATGGAAATGATTGGTCATGACTTTTTTGTATTCGTAAATGCCGATACAGATAGTGTAAATGTGTTATATAAGAGAAAAGACGGACATTATGGTATAATAGAGCCTGAATAA
- a CDS encoding HPr family phosphocarrier protein, whose product MVSKQVKITNKTGLHLRPAGVLSKIAGGCKSSVILIKGDKRVNAKSVLNVMSAQINVGDEIVVECEGESEADDLQTIVEAIQSGLGE is encoded by the coding sequence ATGGTAAGCAAACAAGTAAAAATAACAAATAAAACAGGTCTACATCTAAGACCGGCAGGAGTTTTGTCGAAAATAGCAGGTGGCTGTAAATCTTCTGTAATTCTTATAAAAGGCGATAAAAGAGTAAATGCAAAAAGTGTACTAAATGTAATGTCAGCCCAAATAAATGTTGGCGATGAAATAGTTGTAGAATGCGAAGGCGAAAGCGAAGCAGATGATCTGCAAACAATAGTTGAAGCAATACAAAGCGGCTTAGGCGAATAA